A genomic stretch from Bdellovibrionales bacterium CG10_big_fil_rev_8_21_14_0_10_45_34 includes:
- a CDS encoding peptidase M3 has protein sequence MFNLKVQGQRVSHLPFEELKTQGYLECIESAIRIAKEKLDKIKSLPAGFDNTILGLDECSDDLRIASNLYHAIFAAHGNERIRALAAPISQKITEFSNDLLLDEALFGKVEAVYQNKTQLSLGTEHTTLLEKTYRDFVRNGAQLNIEQKSQLRKIDDELSKCAPEFSNRVLKATNSFELHITLEKDLEGIPQDAIAEAKAKAADRGGWIFTLQAPSLTPFLTYCKNRELRKQMWLQYNSRCLVGEETTVELVKEIVKLRHQRAHLLGFKSHAEYVLEERMAKSAHQVNNFLQELKQAYLPAAKREMDELNTFAKNELGFKDDVAPWDVSFLIEKKKEKDFHFSEEELRPYFELRQTQKGLMDLTEKLFKVRFQKTSFALYHDLIESYEVLEASGEHLGFIHLDLFARDTKQGGAWMTAWVDQGKFDQKIVRPHIAIVCNFRQPSEEHKTLLNFIEARTLFHEFGHALHGLFSKCTTNSLSGTNVYWDFVELPSQFMENWLLEQDVVNKFATHYKTGETLPPQLLKKLRDSQHFMAGYYGVRQLSFGTLDMAWHSKSLNELEGSVLGSQDFQPFEKESLQDLLLMPQVPGTSMSAAFSHIFAGGYSAGYYSYKWAEVMDADAFEAFKEKGLFDPAVAQSFKSEILERGGSEHPETLYKRFRGRLPTPDALLRRDGIASFEEQKSES, from the coding sequence ATGTTCAACCTAAAGGTTCAAGGCCAGCGCGTTTCTCATCTTCCTTTTGAAGAACTAAAAACGCAGGGATATCTTGAATGTATCGAATCCGCCATTCGGATCGCCAAGGAGAAGCTAGACAAAATTAAGTCTCTTCCTGCTGGCTTTGATAATACGATCTTAGGTCTTGACGAATGCTCAGATGACCTGCGCATTGCTTCGAATCTCTATCATGCTATTTTTGCGGCACACGGGAATGAACGCATTCGAGCGTTGGCCGCGCCAATTAGTCAAAAGATTACAGAGTTTTCAAATGACTTACTTTTAGACGAAGCATTGTTCGGCAAAGTCGAAGCCGTCTACCAGAACAAGACTCAGCTTTCGCTGGGCACAGAGCACACGACTTTGTTAGAAAAAACTTATCGCGACTTTGTACGTAATGGAGCGCAGTTAAACATCGAACAGAAATCGCAATTGCGAAAGATTGATGACGAGCTTTCTAAGTGTGCGCCAGAGTTTTCAAATCGAGTATTGAAGGCAACTAATAGTTTTGAACTTCATATCACTCTTGAGAAGGATCTCGAGGGAATCCCCCAAGATGCCATAGCAGAAGCGAAGGCCAAAGCGGCAGACCGTGGTGGTTGGATATTTACACTACAGGCACCGAGCCTAACGCCTTTTTTGACTTACTGTAAAAATCGAGAACTCAGAAAACAAATGTGGCTTCAGTACAACTCGAGATGCTTGGTTGGCGAAGAGACGACCGTCGAGCTTGTTAAAGAGATAGTGAAATTGCGGCACCAAAGAGCGCACCTACTCGGCTTTAAATCTCACGCTGAATATGTATTAGAAGAGCGCATGGCGAAGTCTGCACACCAAGTGAATAACTTTTTACAAGAGCTCAAGCAAGCTTACCTACCTGCAGCCAAACGCGAAATGGATGAACTCAACACCTTTGCTAAAAACGAATTAGGTTTTAAGGATGATGTTGCGCCCTGGGACGTGAGCTTTTTGATCGAGAAGAAGAAAGAGAAAGACTTTCACTTTAGCGAAGAAGAACTTCGTCCCTACTTTGAACTTAGACAAACGCAAAAAGGGTTGATGGACCTTACAGAAAAGCTCTTTAAGGTGCGGTTTCAAAAAACAAGTTTTGCTCTTTATCACGATCTCATCGAAAGCTACGAAGTGCTCGAAGCAAGCGGAGAGCACTTAGGTTTTATTCACTTGGATCTTTTTGCCCGCGATACAAAGCAAGGTGGTGCTTGGATGACGGCTTGGGTTGATCAAGGCAAATTCGACCAAAAAATCGTGCGACCTCATATTGCCATTGTGTGCAACTTCCGCCAGCCTTCTGAGGAACATAAGACTCTTCTTAATTTTATAGAAGCGCGCACACTCTTTCATGAGTTCGGCCATGCTCTTCACGGGTTGTTTTCAAAGTGTACCACCAACAGTTTGAGCGGCACCAACGTCTATTGGGATTTTGTGGAGCTGCCATCACAGTTTATGGAAAACTGGTTACTAGAACAAGACGTTGTGAACAAGTTTGCGACCCATTACAAAACCGGAGAAACCTTGCCACCGCAGTTGTTAAAGAAACTGCGCGATTCACAGCACTTCATGGCTGGCTACTATGGCGTCAGGCAGCTGAGCTTTGGAACTCTCGATATGGCCTGGCACTCTAAATCTTTAAACGAGCTTGAAGGTAGTGTTTTAGGTTCTCAAGATTTTCAACCTTTTGAAAAAGAATCTCTACAAGACTTACTTCTTATGCCGCAGGTGCCTGGCACGTCCATGTCTGCAGCCTTCTCGCACATTTTTGCTGGAGGTTACTCAGCCGGCTATTACTCTTACAAGTGGGCCGAAGTGATGGATGCAGATGCCTTTGAAGCTTTCAAAGAAAAGGGTCTGTTTGATCCAGCGGTGGCTCAGTCGTTTAAATCAGAGATTCTCGAGCGCGGCGGCAGCGAGCATCCAGAAACTTTGTACAAACGATTTCGCGGAAGACTCCCCACCCCCGACGCGCTTTTGCGCCGGGATGGAATCGCAAGTTTTGAAGAACAAAAATCTGAGAGCTAA